The proteins below come from a single Acidimicrobiia bacterium genomic window:
- a CDS encoding histidine phosphatase family protein → MPRVVLVRHGHPAAGYGAHHDPGLDDVGRAQAEAASEALASIGPQPIVVSPLRRTRETAAPLAERWAATPVVDERVGEVRSPSDALDERVPWLRAVLASSWPDLPGDLRAWREDVLAALRELREDTVVVTHFVAINVVVGAATADPRVVCSTPDFCSRTIVEVEPHHFRLLELGAQAATAVR, encoded by the coding sequence ATGCCGCGCGTCGTCCTCGTCCGTCACGGCCACCCGGCGGCCGGCTACGGCGCCCACCACGATCCGGGCCTCGACGACGTCGGGCGGGCGCAGGCCGAGGCCGCGTCCGAGGCGCTCGCGTCGATCGGGCCGCAGCCGATCGTCGTGTCGCCGTTGCGGCGCACGCGCGAGACGGCGGCACCGCTCGCCGAGCGTTGGGCCGCGACACCGGTCGTGGACGAGCGCGTCGGCGAGGTGCGTTCCCCGAGCGACGCGCTGGACGAGCGGGTGCCGTGGCTCCGCGCGGTGCTGGCGTCGTCGTGGCCCGACCTCCCGGGCGACCTGCGCGCGTGGCGGGAGGACGTGCTCGCCGCGCTGCGCGAGCTGCGCGAGGACACCGTCGTCGTGACCCACTTCGTCGCGATCAACGTCGTCGTCGGCGCGGCGACGGCCGACCCGCGCGTGGTGTGCTCGACACCCGACTTCTGCTCGCGGACGATCGTCGAGGTCGAGCCGCACCACTTCCGCTTGCTCGAGTTGGGCGCCCAGGCGGCGACCGCGGTGCGATGA
- a CDS encoding NUDIX hydrolase has product MERPDEVTPGETPAVAHPSATIVLLRDAAGALEVLLVRRNEKLDFHGGAWVFPGGRIDAADLDGDGVVDGEAEMRAARRAAVRELEEEAGLTVAPEMLRHVSTWTTPDVMPKRFRTLFFVAPGDGAVRVDGSEIHDHRWLAPSDALAAHAAGELELPPPQYVTLFSLQQYPSVQHALDALRDAVPSSFSPRFVSTPEGAVCLYDDDAGYETRSLDVAGPRHRLWLTGREWRYERS; this is encoded by the coding sequence GTGGAGCGCCCGGACGAGGTCACACCCGGCGAGACACCCGCGGTCGCGCACCCCTCCGCGACGATCGTGCTGCTGCGCGACGCCGCGGGTGCGCTGGAGGTGCTCCTCGTCCGACGCAACGAGAAGCTCGACTTCCACGGCGGCGCGTGGGTCTTCCCGGGCGGCCGCATCGACGCCGCGGACCTCGACGGCGACGGTGTCGTCGACGGCGAGGCCGAGATGCGCGCCGCCCGCCGGGCGGCAGTCCGCGAGCTGGAGGAGGAGGCCGGGCTCACCGTGGCGCCCGAGATGCTCCGGCATGTCTCCACGTGGACGACGCCCGACGTGATGCCCAAGCGGTTCCGCACGCTGTTCTTCGTCGCGCCGGGCGACGGTGCCGTACGCGTCGACGGCAGCGAGATCCACGACCACCGGTGGCTGGCGCCGTCGGATGCGCTCGCCGCGCACGCGGCCGGCGAGCTCGAGCTCCCGCCGCCGCAGTACGTCACGCTGTTCTCGCTACAGCAGTACCCGTCCGTGCAGCACGCGCTCGACGCGCTGCGCGACGCCGTTCCGTCGTCGTTCTCGCCGCGGTTCGTGTCGACACCCGAAGGCGCGGTGTGCCTGTACGACGACGACGCGGGGTACGAGACGCGGTCGCTCGACGTCGCCGGGCCGCGCCATCGCCTCTGGTTGACGGGCCGCGAATGGCGCTACGAACGGTCCTGA
- a CDS encoding aminoglycoside phosphotransferase family protein: MGARRAALRSSCPLQRPPVRHCCGAPRARRRPHRRLRIPPNLAAGAQRYGREDWVARLPAVVDGLARRWSLDIGRPYEPGGTSAWVAPVRARDGDAVLKVAWRHYEADDEAAGLRVWNGDGTVRLLDAAVVDDEETVALLLERCVPGTPLRERPETEHDVVIAGLLPRLWRAPAVGHRFRPLQEMCDAWADAFERKRSVLDPSTTRDGMELFRALPASADREVLLCTDLHAGNVLAAQRERWLAIDPKPYVGDPTYDVVQHLLNCDERLYADPYGLVARMAGLLDLDEQRLRQWLFARCVIESADRPELADVARAVAPR; this comes from the coding sequence ATGGGAGCACGACGTGCAGCTCTACGTTCGTCGTGCCCGCTCCAGCGACCTCCTGTTCGGCACTGCTGCGGCGCACCGCGCGCGCGTCGCCGACCTCATCGGCGTCTGAGGATCCCACCGAACCTCGCGGCCGGCGCGCAACGGTACGGGCGCGAGGACTGGGTCGCGCGTCTTCCCGCGGTCGTCGACGGGCTCGCGCGGCGGTGGTCGCTCGACATCGGTCGCCCGTACGAGCCCGGTGGGACGAGCGCGTGGGTCGCGCCGGTGCGGGCGCGCGACGGGGACGCGGTCCTGAAGGTCGCGTGGCGTCACTACGAGGCGGACGACGAGGCGGCCGGCCTGCGGGTCTGGAACGGTGACGGCACGGTCCGGCTGCTCGATGCCGCGGTCGTCGACGACGAGGAGACGGTCGCGCTGCTGCTCGAGCGGTGCGTCCCGGGGACGCCGCTGCGCGAGCGGCCGGAGACCGAGCACGACGTCGTGATCGCCGGGCTCCTGCCGCGACTCTGGCGCGCCCCCGCCGTCGGGCACCGGTTCCGGCCGCTGCAGGAGATGTGCGACGCGTGGGCGGACGCGTTCGAGCGGAAGCGCTCCGTCCTCGACCCGTCGACCACGAGAGACGGCATGGAGCTGTTCCGCGCCCTGCCCGCTTCCGCGGACCGCGAGGTGCTGCTGTGCACCGACCTGCACGCGGGCAACGTCCTCGCCGCGCAACGTGAGCGGTGGCTCGCGATCGACCCGAAGCCGTACGTCGGCGACCCGACGTACGACGTCGTGCAGCACCTGCTGAACTGCGACGAGCGGCTGTACGCAGACCCGTATGGGCTCGTCGCGCGGATGGCCGGCCTGCTCGACCTCGACGAGCAGCGTCTCCGCCAGTGGCTCTTCGCCCGGTGCGTGATCGAGTCGGCCGACCGGCCCGAGCTCGCCGACGTCGCGCGCGCGGTCGCGCCGCGCTGA
- a CDS encoding aconitate hydratase: MAPHRRLTVGERDYEVFALDALSGTDLARLPFTVKVLLENLARHEDGERVTEDDVAALARWQPDVPDERELAFSPARILMQDFTGVPAVVDLAAMRDAAGALGGDPGRIDPQVPVDLVVDHSIIADVYGVPDAFRRNAELEFERNRERYEFLRWGSQAFPSLRVVPPNTGICHQVNLEYLARVVQVDGNGVAYPDTLVGTDSHTPMVNGLGVLGWGVGGIEAEAAMLGEPLSMLVPRVVGFRLSGALQEGTTATDLVLTVAELLREHGVVGKFVEFFGPGVASVPLENRATIGNMSPEYGSTCSIFPIDEETLRYLRFSGRPDELVALVEAYAKEQALWHDESTPAPQYSELVELDLATVVPSLAGPSRPQDRVPLDRAKQMFGAAVTASMPAPVTISAPPSARSAPDGPDEASAESFPASDPPAAMAGTDPSDRQHDGVPEPAAPDAWRAAHEPVPVKLADGTELTIDDGHVVIAAITSCTNTSNPSVMVAAGLLARNAVERGLRSRPWVKTSLAPGSRVVVDYYDRAGLTPYLEKLGFDLVGFGCTTCIGNSGPLLPEISAAINDNDLSVCSVLSGNRNFEGRIHPDCRMNYLASPPLVVAYALAGTMDWDPYQEPIGQDADGNDVYLRDLWPSSAEVNEVVRAAVRSEMFTSAYDDVFRGDERWQGIHVTSSTTYPWNADSTYVRQPPFFDGLTREPAPLTDVRGARVLAVLGDSVTTDHISPAGVIRPDGPAGRWLTEHGVERADFNSYGSRRGNHEVMMRGTFANVRLRNKMVPGVEGGVTRHLPDDEQMSIFDAAMRYREDGVPLVVLAGKEYGSGSSRDWAAKGTALLGVRAVIAESFERIHRSNLVDLGVLPLQFPEGESVESLGLTGEETFDVEGLAGLEPGAPFPRRLHVRAGDREFDAVVRIDTAAEAAYYRNGGILPYVLRRLAG; this comes from the coding sequence GTGGCACCACATCGGCGGCTGACGGTCGGCGAACGCGACTACGAGGTGTTCGCGCTCGACGCGCTCAGTGGCACCGACCTCGCGCGCCTGCCGTTCACCGTCAAGGTCCTGCTCGAGAACCTCGCCCGTCACGAGGACGGCGAGCGCGTGACCGAAGACGACGTCGCCGCGCTCGCGCGCTGGCAGCCGGACGTGCCTGACGAGCGCGAGCTCGCGTTCAGCCCCGCGCGCATCCTCATGCAGGACTTCACCGGCGTTCCCGCGGTCGTCGACCTCGCCGCGATGCGCGACGCCGCGGGCGCGCTCGGCGGGGACCCGGGCCGGATCGACCCGCAGGTGCCCGTCGATCTCGTCGTCGACCACTCGATCATCGCCGACGTGTACGGCGTCCCCGACGCGTTCCGCCGCAACGCGGAGCTGGAGTTCGAGCGCAACCGCGAGCGCTACGAGTTCCTGCGGTGGGGGAGCCAGGCGTTCCCGAGCCTGCGGGTCGTGCCCCCGAACACCGGCATCTGCCATCAGGTCAACCTCGAGTACCTCGCGCGCGTCGTGCAGGTCGACGGGAACGGCGTCGCGTATCCCGACACGCTCGTCGGCACCGACTCGCACACGCCGATGGTGAACGGCCTCGGCGTGCTCGGCTGGGGCGTGGGCGGCATCGAGGCCGAGGCCGCGATGCTCGGCGAGCCGCTCTCGATGCTCGTGCCGCGCGTCGTCGGGTTCCGCCTGTCGGGCGCGCTGCAGGAGGGCACGACGGCCACCGACCTGGTGCTCACCGTGGCCGAGCTCCTGCGTGAGCACGGCGTGGTCGGCAAGTTCGTCGAGTTCTTCGGGCCGGGTGTCGCGTCGGTCCCGCTCGAGAACCGGGCGACGATCGGCAACATGTCACCCGAGTACGGCTCGACGTGCTCGATCTTCCCGATCGACGAGGAGACGCTGCGCTACCTGCGCTTCAGCGGCCGTCCCGACGAGCTCGTCGCGCTGGTCGAGGCGTACGCGAAGGAGCAGGCGCTGTGGCACGACGAGTCGACCCCGGCGCCGCAGTACTCCGAGCTCGTGGAGCTCGACCTGGCCACGGTCGTGCCCAGCCTCGCCGGTCCGTCCCGACCACAGGACCGGGTCCCGCTCGACCGCGCGAAGCAGATGTTCGGCGCCGCGGTGACAGCGTCGATGCCGGCACCCGTCACCATCTCCGCGCCGCCGAGCGCGCGCTCGGCCCCCGACGGACCCGACGAGGCGTCGGCGGAGTCGTTCCCCGCCAGCGACCCGCCCGCCGCGATGGCCGGCACCGATCCGTCGGACCGTCAGCACGACGGCGTGCCCGAACCCGCGGCGCCCGACGCGTGGCGCGCCGCGCACGAGCCCGTCCCGGTGAAGCTGGCCGACGGCACCGAGCTGACGATCGACGACGGGCACGTCGTCATCGCCGCCATCACGAGCTGCACGAACACGTCGAACCCGTCGGTCATGGTCGCGGCGGGGCTGCTCGCCCGGAACGCGGTGGAGCGCGGCCTGCGGTCGCGTCCGTGGGTGAAGACGTCGCTCGCGCCGGGATCGCGCGTCGTCGTCGACTACTACGACCGCGCGGGGCTGACGCCGTACCTCGAGAAGCTCGGCTTCGACCTCGTCGGGTTCGGCTGCACGACGTGCATCGGCAACTCCGGCCCGTTGCTGCCCGAGATCTCCGCCGCGATCAACGACAACGACCTGTCGGTGTGCTCGGTGTTGTCGGGCAACCGCAACTTCGAGGGCCGGATCCATCCCGACTGCCGGATGAACTACCTCGCGTCACCGCCGCTCGTCGTCGCGTACGCGCTCGCGGGCACGATGGACTGGGACCCGTACCAGGAGCCGATCGGGCAGGACGCCGACGGCAACGACGTGTACCTGCGCGATCTCTGGCCGTCCTCCGCGGAGGTGAACGAGGTCGTGCGGGCCGCGGTGCGCTCGGAGATGTTCACGTCGGCGTACGACGACGTGTTCCGCGGTGACGAGCGGTGGCAGGGCATCCACGTGACGAGCTCGACGACCTACCCGTGGAACGCCGACTCGACGTACGTGCGTCAGCCGCCGTTCTTCGACGGCCTCACGCGCGAGCCCGCGCCGTTGACGGACGTGCGCGGCGCGCGCGTGCTCGCGGTGCTCGGTGACAGCGTCACGACGGACCACATCTCGCCCGCGGGCGTCATCCGTCCGGACGGTCCGGCCGGACGCTGGCTGACGGAGCACGGCGTCGAGCGCGCCGACTTCAACTCGTACGGATCGCGCCGCGGCAACCACGAGGTGATGATGCGCGGGACGTTCGCGAACGTGCGCCTGCGCAACAAGATGGTGCCGGGCGTCGAGGGCGGCGTCACGCGACATCTTCCCGACGACGAGCAGATGTCGATCTTCGACGCCGCGATGCGCTACCGCGAGGACGGTGTGCCCCTCGTCGTGCTCGCGGGCAAGGAGTACGGGTCCGGCTCCTCGCGCGACTGGGCCGCGAAGGGAACCGCGCTGCTCGGCGTGCGGGCGGTGATCGCGGAGAGCTTCGAGCGCATCCACCGCTCGAACCTCGTCGACCTCGGCGTGCTGCCGTTGCAGTTCCCCGAGGGCGAATCGGTGGAGAGCCTCGGGCTCACGGGCGAGGAGACGTTCGACGTCGAGGGGCTCGCCGGTCTCGAACCCGGTGCACCGTTCCCACGCCGGCTGCACGTGCGCGCCGGCGACCGCGAGTTCGACGCCGTCGTGCGGATCGACACCGCGGCCGAGGCGGCGTACTACCGGAACGGCGGCATCCTGCCGTACGTGCTGCGCCGTCTCGCGGGTTAG
- a CDS encoding PaaI family thioesterase: protein MSDDDGEVGREELIEYLRATFALTPLHKLLGIRMVTTDEPGTVVVEMPVRPEAFNGSGNLHGGAIATLVDVAAGSCAARASNFEPGKNTLVTADLHVRYLGRPKGDVVRAEARVMRAGRQLTVVEVRVMDPLDNVIAFADFSAMVVPRREPLLPSHAGDVREPDL, encoded by the coding sequence ATGAGCGACGACGACGGCGAGGTCGGCCGCGAAGAGCTGATCGAGTACCTGCGCGCGACGTTCGCGCTCACGCCCCTGCACAAGCTGCTCGGCATCCGCATGGTGACGACCGACGAGCCCGGCACCGTCGTCGTCGAGATGCCGGTCCGGCCGGAGGCGTTCAACGGGTCGGGCAACCTGCACGGCGGCGCGATCGCGACGCTCGTCGACGTCGCGGCCGGTTCCTGCGCCGCGCGCGCGAGCAACTTCGAGCCCGGGAAGAACACGCTCGTCACGGCGGACCTCCACGTGCGCTACCTCGGTCGGCCGAAGGGCGACGTCGTGCGGGCCGAAGCGCGCGTGATGCGGGCGGGACGTCAGCTCACCGTCGTCGAGGTGCGCGTGATGGACCCGCTCGACAACGTGATCGCGTTCGCGGACTTCTCCGCGATGGTCGTTCCTCGGCGTGAGCCGCTGCTCCCGTCGCACGCCGGGGACGTGCGCGAGCCGGATCTCTGA
- a CDS encoding acyl-CoA dehydrogenase family protein gives MELEFSPEQEQLREGVHAVLERECPISLVRALVEKRWTGGDAEPEELWAHMVELGWPALTVPEADGGLGLGAVELAVVAEELGRVIGPGPYLPTASQFVPAVRELGDAAQRSRFLGAVASGDVTGTLALAESTGSFDPADVAVVAEPTSDGAYILSGSKHYVFEPAVATELVVVARVPGTTGDAGVGAFVVPRDAVSVNVLPSVDLSRTVGSVELRDVRVQPDRVLAEPGADLTAALRRVVEEAVTALAVELVGTCQTMFDVTLEYAKQREQFGVPIGSFQATKHKFADMLILLERARATGYFAALTIAEDDERRALATSMAKAAAGDAVTKIAKEGIQIHGGIGYTWEHDVQLYVRRARSSDLLFGTAAAHRARVADLIGV, from the coding sequence ATGGAACTCGAATTTTCTCCCGAGCAGGAGCAGTTGCGCGAGGGCGTGCACGCGGTGCTCGAGCGCGAGTGCCCGATCTCGCTCGTGCGCGCGCTCGTCGAGAAGCGCTGGACGGGCGGCGACGCGGAGCCCGAGGAGCTGTGGGCCCACATGGTCGAGCTCGGCTGGCCCGCGCTCACCGTGCCCGAGGCGGACGGCGGCCTCGGGCTCGGCGCGGTCGAGCTCGCCGTCGTCGCAGAGGAGCTCGGGCGGGTCATCGGGCCGGGTCCGTACCTCCCGACGGCGTCGCAGTTCGTGCCGGCCGTCCGCGAGCTCGGCGACGCCGCGCAGCGCTCGCGGTTCCTCGGCGCGGTCGCGTCCGGCGACGTGACCGGCACGCTCGCGCTCGCCGAGTCGACCGGCAGCTTCGATCCCGCTGACGTCGCGGTCGTCGCCGAGCCCACGTCCGACGGCGCGTACATCCTGAGCGGGTCCAAGCACTACGTGTTCGAGCCCGCGGTCGCGACGGAGCTCGTCGTCGTCGCACGCGTGCCGGGCACGACCGGTGACGCGGGCGTGGGCGCGTTCGTCGTGCCGCGCGACGCCGTCTCCGTGAACGTCCTCCCGTCTGTCGACCTCAGCCGGACGGTCGGCTCGGTCGAGCTGCGCGACGTGCGCGTCCAACCCGATCGCGTGCTCGCCGAGCCGGGCGCCGACCTCACGGCGGCGCTGCGGCGGGTCGTCGAGGAGGCCGTGACCGCGCTCGCGGTCGAGCTCGTCGGCACGTGCCAGACGATGTTCGACGTCACGCTCGAGTACGCGAAGCAGCGGGAGCAGTTCGGGGTGCCGATCGGGTCGTTCCAGGCGACGAAGCACAAGTTCGCCGACATGCTCATCCTGCTCGAGCGCGCCCGTGCGACGGGCTACTTCGCGGCGCTCACGATCGCGGAGGACGACGAGCGGCGCGCGCTCGCGACGTCGATGGCGAAGGCCGCCGCGGGCGATGCGGTCACGAAGATCGCGAAGGAGGGGATCCAGATCCACGGCGGCATCGGCTACACATGGGAGCACGACGTGCAGCTCTACGTTCGTCGTGCCCGCTCCAGCGACCTCCTGTTCGGCACTGCTGCGGCGCACCGCGCGCGCGTCGCCGACCTCATCGGCGTCTGA
- a CDS encoding N,N-dimethylformamidase beta subunit family domain-containing protein, with amino-acid sequence MSPSGPPSGPSGHGGPPSSRADRRARRARARRRTRWITASASVAVVAAAASLATFGLLWRAHDSSTGAAARSRHPSASTTTASTAPADPLISRDIVLENLRPGTANWQLTDKGSSGDIEGYANTVSAQQGDTVTLYVSTRAPSFHVEAYRIGWYQGLGGRLVWTSGDVQGTQQAKPVVTSGINLIEARWAPSLQVHVDASWPPGDYLLKLVASTGPQQWVPLTVRDDASHAAFMVMNAVTDWQAYNTWGGCSLYACPGGDVSRGVRVSGSRADEVSFDRPYALGSGAGDFPGNEMPLVWLMESQGFDVTYTTSVDLDLHPERVLQHKALLSLGHDEYWSKQMFDGAQNARDHGVNIAFFGANAIYRQIRLVDSPLGPARRQINYRSTADPIRRVDPELTTVSWRESPVNRPEQTLIGEQYECNPVRADLVVSDASSWVYAGTGLKNGDHVPITVGTEYDRFDPNVPGPRNVDILAHSPVDCHGRSSYSDVTYYSAPSGAGVFASGTNWWISKLNPPGPGNPHEPMIIAMTMNVLRAFGLGPAGIAHPSVANWQQLPGIHSYGRNEPTTSTTAESN; translated from the coding sequence ATGAGTCCCTCCGGGCCGCCGTCCGGGCCGTCCGGCCACGGCGGCCCGCCGTCCTCACGCGCAGACCGCAGGGCGCGCCGTGCACGCGCGCGGCGACGGACGCGCTGGATCACCGCCAGCGCGTCGGTCGCCGTGGTCGCCGCGGCGGCGTCGCTCGCGACGTTCGGACTGCTGTGGCGCGCGCACGACTCGTCGACCGGCGCGGCCGCGCGCAGTCGGCATCCCTCGGCGTCGACGACCACCGCGTCGACCGCGCCAGCCGATCCGCTGATCTCGCGCGACATCGTCCTCGAGAACCTGCGGCCCGGGACCGCGAACTGGCAGCTCACGGACAAGGGCAGCTCGGGTGACATCGAGGGCTACGCGAACACCGTCAGCGCGCAGCAGGGGGACACCGTCACCCTGTACGTCTCGACGCGCGCGCCGTCGTTCCACGTGGAGGCGTACCGCATCGGCTGGTACCAGGGCCTCGGTGGCCGCCTGGTGTGGACGTCCGGCGACGTCCAGGGCACGCAGCAGGCGAAGCCCGTCGTCACGTCGGGGATCAACCTGATCGAGGCGCGTTGGGCCCCGTCGCTTCAGGTGCACGTCGACGCGTCGTGGCCGCCCGGCGACTACCTCCTCAAGCTCGTCGCGTCGACCGGTCCGCAGCAGTGGGTGCCGCTGACCGTGCGCGACGACGCGAGCCACGCCGCGTTCATGGTGATGAACGCGGTCACCGACTGGCAGGCGTACAACACCTGGGGCGGCTGCTCGCTCTACGCGTGCCCGGGCGGCGACGTCAGCCGCGGCGTGCGCGTGTCGGGCAGCCGCGCCGACGAAGTGTCGTTCGACCGGCCGTACGCGCTCGGCTCCGGCGCAGGTGACTTCCCCGGGAACGAGATGCCGCTCGTGTGGCTGATGGAGTCGCAGGGCTTCGACGTCACGTACACGACGAGCGTCGACCTCGACCTGCATCCCGAGCGCGTGCTCCAGCACAAGGCGCTGCTCTCGCTCGGGCACGACGAGTACTGGTCGAAGCAGATGTTCGACGGCGCGCAGAACGCGCGCGACCACGGCGTCAACATCGCCTTCTTCGGCGCGAACGCGATCTACCGCCAGATCCGCCTCGTCGACTCGCCCCTCGGTCCCGCGCGCCGTCAGATCAACTACCGCTCGACGGCCGACCCGATCCGCCGCGTCGACCCCGAGCTCACGACCGTGAGCTGGCGCGAGTCCCCGGTGAACCGTCCGGAGCAGACGCTCATCGGTGAGCAGTACGAGTGCAACCCGGTGCGCGCCGACCTCGTCGTGTCGGACGCGTCGTCGTGGGTGTACGCGGGCACGGGGCTGAAGAACGGCGACCACGTCCCGATCACGGTCGGCACGGAGTACGACCGCTTCGACCCGAACGTGCCGGGGCCGCGCAACGTCGACATCCTCGCCCACTCACCGGTCGACTGCCACGGCCGTTCGAGCTACTCGGACGTGACGTACTACAGCGCGCCGAGCGGCGCGGGTGTGTTCGCGAGCGGGACGAACTGGTGGATCAGCAAGCTGAACCCGCCCGGCCCCGGGAACCCGCACGAGCCGATGATCATCGCGATGACGATGAACGTGCTGCGCGCGTTCGGGTTGGGTCCCGCCGGGATCGCGCATCCCTCAGTCGCGAACTGGCAGCAGCTCCCCGGCATCCACTCGTACGGCCGGAACGAGCCGACGACGTCGACCACCGCCGAGAGCAACTGA
- a CDS encoding ResA-like WAxxUGC motif-containing protein, with product MLLESLDVSPADFERGTGWSIEERGACRGDVCVPLPPSARRDGGRVDVAALAPRLGMPLVADEEHGLWALGPSGGPSARVLTDARARELELPDFDGNPFRLSSLRGQKVLLVAWASWUGCRMDLPGWQALREELHPKGLEIVTVALDTGGVEAAKPFVDAANPSHPSLLDVGHVVDERFGVVNVPNGVWIDEEGMIVRPAEPAFPGRNPATERFRTMDVSTLPPDVAEMISEVKKFRTDPDGYLAMLRDWVANGRDSRFALTPDEVVARSQPRSDDTARAAAHFELGQHLHRAGDHDGAIRHWQAAHHLQPHNWTYKRQAWNFEDPVRQGRTDKYDSCWIDDVKRFGAENYYPPVVP from the coding sequence ATGCTGCTGGAGTCCCTGGACGTCTCGCCCGCCGACTTCGAACGCGGAACCGGCTGGTCGATCGAGGAGCGCGGCGCGTGCCGCGGCGACGTGTGCGTCCCCCTGCCACCGTCGGCCCGGCGGGACGGCGGCCGCGTCGACGTCGCCGCGCTCGCGCCGCGGCTCGGGATGCCGCTCGTCGCGGACGAGGAGCACGGGCTGTGGGCGCTCGGACCGTCCGGCGGCCCGTCGGCGCGCGTCCTCACCGACGCGCGCGCGCGCGAGCTCGAGCTGCCCGACTTCGACGGCAACCCGTTCCGGCTGTCGAGCCTGCGCGGGCAGAAGGTGCTGCTCGTCGCGTGGGCGTCGTGGTGAGGGTGCCGCATGGACCTGCCCGGGTGGCAGGCGCTGCGTGAGGAGCTGCACCCGAAGGGCCTCGAGATCGTGACGGTCGCGCTCGACACCGGTGGTGTCGAGGCCGCCAAGCCCTTCGTCGACGCGGCGAACCCGTCGCATCCGTCGTTGCTCGACGTCGGGCACGTCGTCGACGAGCGCTTCGGCGTCGTCAACGTGCCCAACGGCGTGTGGATCGACGAGGAGGGGATGATCGTGCGGCCTGCGGAACCGGCGTTCCCCGGCCGCAATCCCGCGACCGAGCGGTTCCGGACGATGGACGTCAGCACGCTGCCACCCGACGTCGCCGAGATGATCAGCGAGGTCAAGAAGTTCCGCACCGACCCGGACGGCTATCTCGCGATGCTCCGTGACTGGGTCGCGAACGGGAGGGACAGCCGGTTCGCGCTGACACCCGACGAGGTGGTCGCGCGCTCGCAGCCGCGCTCCGACGACACCGCGCGGGCCGCCGCGCACTTCGAGCTCGGACAGCACCTGCACCGTGCCGGTGACCACGACGGTGCGATCCGTCATTGGCAGGCGGCGCACCATCTGCAGCCGCACAACTGGACCTACAAGCGGCAGGCGTGGAACTTCGAGGACCCCGTCCGCCAGGGGCGCACCGACAAGTACGACAGCTGCTGGATCGACGACGTCAAGCGCTTCGGCGCGGAGAACTACTACCCGCCCGTCGTCCCGTGA